In Granulicella mallensis MP5ACTX8, the sequence CCGCAACTGCGGCGTAGGTTCCATCGTTTCGGGTGCGAACTGCCCGGCGCGCAGCTTGGGCCAGGCGGCTGCGGCGATCATCGCGGCGTTGTCGGTGGATAACGCAATCGAAGGAAACGCAACCGGCAGACGCCGCCGTGCGGCCTCGGCAGAGATGCGCTGGCGCAGCTCGCTGTTAGCGGCCACGCCTCCGCTGACCAGCAAGCCGCGTGCGCCGAAGTGCTCGGTTGCAGCGAACACGGTGCGCGTGAGATATCCCGTTACCGACGCCTGAAAGCTGGCGATGAGATTAAGCGTTTCGGGTTCGAAGTACGCCAGTGCGCGTGTGAGTGTAGCCGGGTCGCTGGGCTTGCCCTTCGCGAGACCGGATTCCTGTAAGGCCCGCGCCCGTGCGTCGATACGTTCCCGCATGGCGTGCAGCTCGACGTAGCGCCGCACCGCCGTCTTGATGCCGCTGAAGGAGAGATCGAACCGCCGCGTCTGGTCGTCTGCTTCGCGAGCGAGCTTGGGGGCGGTGTTGCCGGTGGCCTTCGTCTTGATCTGCGCGAAGCTGAAGGGCACGGCCTTCGGGTCTCCGTGCTTCGCGAGCGCGTCCATCCAGGGCCCGCCGGGGTAGGGCAGGCCGAGCAGCTTGGCGACCTTGTCGTAGGCCTCGCCCGCGGCGTCGTCGAGCGTCTTGCCCACGTTGCGATAGTGCCAGGTATTTTCCGGGGTCTTCGTCGCGAGATAGAGATGCGTATGCCCGCCGCTGACGACCAGCGCGAGCAGGGGAGAGGCCTCGGCGAATGACTCTTCGGAGTGCATCAGCACCGCGTGGATGTGTCCCTCAAGATGATTCACGCCGATCAACGGAAGCTCTGTGCCGAAGGCCAGCGCCTTGGCGAAGGTAAGCCCTACAAGCAGCGCGCCGGCGAGTCCGGGGCCTGCGGTTACGGCGATGGCTTCGAGATCGCTGTAGGCCACGCCAGCCTGCTGCATCGCCTGCTGTACGACGGGGACTATGGCCCGCAGATGCTCACGCGAGGCCAGCTCGGGCACAACGCCGCCGTAGTCGCCATGGATCAGTTGCGAGGCAACGACGTTGGACAGCGCCTCACGACCGCCGCGAACGACCGCCGCGGAGGTTTCGTCGCAGGAGCTTTCAATGCCGAGGATGAGACCGGAGTGCACTCGTTCTATCTTAGAACCTGTCGAAATTTGCCGTTGTATTTGCTGTTGTTTGTTTTTCGTCGTCATCCTTCGCGTACCGCTCAGGATGACGGCGAAAAACAAGCAACCGCAATCGCACCCTTAGACGGATACTAGAAATCTATGGCAAGGCTGAACAACTCGCACTACGAAGCAGCGCTCACAATTGCACGGCGGCTGCGCGAACTCGGACACGCCGCGTACTTCGCGGGCGGATGCGTGCGCGACCTCCTGCTCGGCGTCGATCCCCACGACTTTGATGTAGCGACCTCCGCAACGCCGGATCAGGTGCAGGCCGCCTTTCCTCGTACGGAGTCCGTAGGCGCGCACTTCGGCGTGGTGCTGGTGATCGAACTTGTTCACGGCGAACGCACGGCCACCGAAGTCGCTACGTTTCGCAATGACGGAGCTTACAGCGACGGGCGCCGCCCCGACGCGGTGCGGTTCTCGCTCGATCCGCGCGAAGACGTGTTGCGCCGTGACTTCACGATCAACGGCCTGTTGCTCGACGTCATCGACTACGAAGAAGGCGATCGCCTGCAGGATTGCGTGCGCGACTTCGTTGGCGGGCAGATTGATCTGGAGTGGAAGCTGGTGCGCGCCATCGGCAATGCCGCCACGCGCTTTGCCGAGGACAAGCTGCGCATGCTGCGCGCGATTCGCTTTGCCGCCCGGCTCGACTTTGCCATCGAGTCCCGCACGATGGCAGCGATCCAGGAGCAGGCCGTGACCACCACGCAGGTCTCCGCCGAACGTGTGCGCGACGAGCTGACAAAGATCCTGACAGAAGGCGGCGCGCGGCGCGGCTTCGAGCTGCTGGAGGAGAGCGGCTTACTCCGTGAGGTGCTGCCGGAGGTTGCTCGCATGAAGGGTGTCGCGCAGCCGCCGCAGTATCACCCTGAAGGCGATGTGTGGACGCACACCCTGATGCTGCTGGGCCATCTGCCAAAGGCCGCAAGCCCGACGCTGGCCTGGGGCATGCTGCTCCACGATGTCGGCAAGCCTGCGACGTTTACGCCTCCCGATCCCGCCAGGCCTGGCGATCGTATTCGCTTCAACGGCCACGTGGAGATAGGCGTTGCCGTCGCTCGCACGATCCTCCTTCGTCTGCGCTTCAGCAACGACGACATGGAGCAGATCCTCGCCCTGATCAAACACCACATGCAGTTCGGCGATGTAATGAAGATGAAGCAGTCCACGCTGAAGCGCTTTCTGCGCCTGCCGAAGTTCGACGAACACCTGGCTCTGCATCGCGCCGACAGCCTCAGCTCGCACGGCGCTCTCGGCATGTACGACTTCGCGAAACAGCACTTCGACGAGATGGGAGAAGAGCAAATCAAGCCCCGGCTCCTGCTCGACGGGGAAGCCTTGATCGCCGCAGGCTATAAGCCGGGGCCGGGTTTTCGCGAGATGCTGGTGGCGGCGGAGGATGCGCAACTGGAAGGTGTTGTGACCACCCCTGAAGCTGCCCTGAGATTCGTGGAAGATCGATTCGGCGCACCGAAATAACGAAGCTGAGTGGGAGTTCCGGTAAGATTCGAACAATGCTTAATGGCGTACTATCCGACCGATCGCTTACCCGTCTTCGCTGGATCGCAAGCGCCGTCTTCGTCGGTCTGTTCGCCTATTATGTGGCGCGCTCGGTGCATTGGCCCATGGTGTGGGACACCCCCATCATGCACTACGTCAACTTCCTGATGAGCCGCGGCCTGCGCCCCTACTCCGATATCACGGACATGAACCTGCCCGGGTGCTACCTCACAGAACGTTGGGGCATGGCGGTCTTCGGCGGGGGAGATCTCGCGTGGCGCGTGTATGAGTTCTTTCTCATGGCCGTGCTCACCGTCAGCGGCATGGTGATCGGTGGCTCGCGCCGCTGGTTCGCCGGCATCTATGCGGCGACGTTCTTCATCCTGATGCACTGCGCCGAGGGACCCATCCTCGCTACGGAGCGCGATGAGTTGATGATGGTGCTGCTGATCGCCGCCACGGCCCTGCTGTTCCTCTCGATCCGCCACCGCATACCCTTGTTGATGCTGGCCTTCGGTCTGCTGTCGGGGCTGGCGATGTCTCTGAAACCCAGCGCGCTGCTGCTGGACGTAGCGCTGCTGGCGCTGGCCTTTGCCGTCCTCCGGCGGAGCGGCGAGCCTGCAGGCAGATACCTGCTGTGGGGGCTGGCGGGAAATATCGCTGTTGGGGCACTCATGCTTGAGTTCCTGATCCAGCATCAGGCCCTGCAGGCGTTTCTGTTCATCTGCCTCAAGATTGTGCCTTCGTACGGGCACCTCAATGGACGTAGTCCTGTCTACATGGTGAGGCATCTCATGCCGTTACCATTGGTGCTTCCCATCGTGTTTGGAGCGCTGGCGGCTGCCTTAGGCACTCGGCGCATGGGATGGCAGCGCTGGGCGCTCTTCTTCGCAACGGCCATGGGCGCACTCTCGTACTTCGCGCAGGGCAAGGGATATCTCTACCACCGCTATATGTTCATCATGGCCATTCTGCTCTGGGCGGGGTGGGAGATTGCCGAGGCGATGCATCGCGAGGACACCCGTTCCCGTCTGGCAGGTGTGGCAGGCGTGGCTGCCATGTTCCTGGTCGTTGTGCCGTATTACGGAAGAATCATCCACCGCTCCCCGACAGTTGGCCAGGATGCGGGCGAGCTTCCCTTCGCGCTGCAGAAGGACCTTACGCAATTGGGCGGCGATAGCCTGCAGCAACAGGTGCAGTGCATGGACCTGATCAACGGCTGCATCGGCGCTCTCTACCGGATGCGACTGGTCCAGAACACCGGAACGACCGGCGATCTCCTCCTGTTTTCTCCTACGGACAGCCCGGCGGTCGAGTACTACAGAAACTGGTTTCTGGACCGTGACCGCAAGCATCCGGCCAACGTAGTGGTGGTGGGAAATGAGTGGTTCCAGCACGGCACCGTGAGCTTCGATAAGGTGGACGCGTGGCCTCTGTATGCGGCCTATCTGCGTTCCACGTACGTTCAGGTTGTAGAGAGGCACTTCGGCGACGACAGTGCACCGGCCTACCGCATCTATCTCCGCAAGGGCAGCGCGGTACTGGCCCAGGAAGAGATTCACCCACTCCACTGATTTCGAGAGGCTGACTGCCTATGTTGAAGGCTGAGCACACCACCCCGGATTACGCCGCGATGCTGCGGGTCGCGATCGAAGAGGCCCGCGCAGGACTGGCAGAGGGCGGCATCCCCATTGGCGCCGCCATCTTTCGTGCCGACGGCTCATTGGTCAGCCGTGGGCACAACCGCCGCGTACAGCAGGACGATCCCTCCATTCACGGCGAGACGGACGCCTTTCGCCGCGCCGGGCGGCAGAAGAGCTATCGCGATCTCATCATGGTCACCACGCTGGCGCCGTGTTTTTACTGCAGCGGGCTGGTGCGCCAGTTTGGCTTTCAAACGGTCGTTGTTGGAGAGTCGCGAACGTTTCAGGGTGGTATCGAAGAGCTGCGCGAACAGGGCATCAACGTGATCGATCTCGACTCCGCCGAGTGTGTCGAGATGCTTACGGGTTATATCTCTGCCAGGCCTGAAGTGTGGAATGAAGACATCGACGTGGCCGAGTAGGTGCAACCTAACCCCGTGTCAATTTCGCAATCGACTCAGCCTCGTTAGGCCACTTCGCGATCAGCTCTTCGCGTGGCGCTGACTGGTAGTCCGCGAACTCGAAGCCGGGACTGACGGTGCACCCCAGCAGGGCAAAGCCTTCCGCCTGCAGTAGTCGTGAGCCCTGCCAGACGCCACGCGGGACGAGCACCTGCGGGCGCTGGCCCGCTGCGAGGTCCGGGCCGATGAGGATCGTCTCGCTGCGGCCGTCCGGATGAAGCTGCAGCATCTCCACCGCACCTCCCAGGTAATGGTGAAACACTTCATCGCTGGCGAGGCAGTGCATCTCGCTGAAGGTGTCCGGTTCGAGCAGGTAGTAGATCGCCGTCGAGGTGCTGCGTGGGCCGTTATAACGGTTGTCGCCAAACTGGCCTGCGGCGATCGTCTCGGTAGCGGCATAGGTCTGGACGAACCAACCGCCTTCGCCCTGAAGGGGCTCCAGGTTGAGGATCTCTTTTACTTTTTTTGCGCTAAGCGAACTCATGGGGAAGCCTCGAACATCTCTCACGCTATTCTGAAGACCAACAGTCTTTTCTCGCAAATCTGATCCACGAAGGGAACCCAGCAGCCTCAATGCGCAGCCGCCTGGAGCACTACTTTCGTTTTGCCGAGCACTCCACCAACTGGCGCACCGAGGTGCTCGCCGGACTGACCACGTTCATTACGATGGCGTACATCATCTTCGTGAACCCGTCGATCCTTTCCCAGACCGGGATGCCGCTGGCCGCCGTGACTACTTCCACCTGCCTCTGCGCGGCCTTCGGGTCGATCCTGATGGGTGCGCTCGCGAACTATCCGCTGGCTCTGGCGCCGGGCATGGGGCTGAATGCGTACTTCACCTATACCGTCGTCAAGGGGATGGGAGTGCCGTGGCAGACGGCGCTGGGCGCGGTGTTTCTCTCCGGGGTGGTCTTTCTGCTGCTGACCTTCGGCGGCATTCGGCAGCGGCTCATCAGCGCGATTCCGTATCAACTGCATGCGGCGGTTGCGGGCGGCATCGGCTTGTTCATCGCCTTCATCGGTCTGCGCAACTCGGGCATCATCGTGCCCAGCGCGGCGACGACGGTCACGCTCGGCAACCTGCACTCTCCCTCCACGCTGCTGGCTATCTTCGGAATTATCTTGATCTCCGTGCTGCAGGCCTATCGCGTAAAGGCGTCGATGCTGATTGGTGTGCTGGGGACGATGCTGGTGGGCATCCTCTGCCACCAGGTGCACTGGCATCCTTCGACCTTCAATCCACTCGCGATCCGTGAGACGGCCTTCCACCTGGATCTACGCGGTGCGCTCAGGATGAATGCGCTGGAGATCATCTTCGTCTTCCTGTTCGTCGACCTCTTCGACAACATCGGGACGCTCGTTGCCGTCACCGAACGCGCCGGGTTGATTGCGGAAGACCACACGATTCCAAGGCTGGATAAGATCTTCTTCGCCGACGCCACATCGACGGTTGTGGGCGCGCTCGCTGGAACCTCGACGGTGACGAGCTACATCGAAAGCTCCGCCGGAGTGGCCGCGGGTGGGCGCACGGGGGTGACGGCGATTACGACCGGTCTGCTCTTCCTCGTAGCGATCTTCGTCGCGCCGGTGGTTGGGGCTATTCCTGACTTTGCGACCGCACCGGCCCTGATCCTGGTGGGCGCGCTGATGGTCGCAGGCTCCGCTCGCATCGACTGGGAGGAGCCGCGCGTCGCGGTCCCGGCCTTCCTCACGCTCGTGACCATTCCGCTGACGTACTCCATTGCGACCGGGCTTTCGTTCGGCATCATCAGCTTTGCGGTGCTGGAGCTGGCGACGGGCCGTGGACGCCGCCAGCACTGGATGCTCTACGTCCTGGCGCTGCTCTTCCTGGCCCGTTTCATCTACCTGCATGCGGGATAAATTAGTCTGACAGTCATCAACCGGTGCAGCCTCGTATGAAAGTCTGCATCCAACTCATGAAGACGCGCCGCCTTCTGGCTTGTGCGTCTTCCCTAGGAGAAAAGCAATGGACCGCAAAGCAACGGCAGTTTGGCACGGCGATTTGAAGGCCGGCAAGGGCAGCATCAGCACGCAGAGCAACACCCTCAAGGATGCGCAGTACAGCTTCAAGACGCGCTTTGAAGACGGCGTAGGCACCAACCCGGAAGAACTGATTGCTGCAGCCCATGCGGGCTGCTTCACCATGGCTTTCAGCAACGAACTCGCGACAGCGGGTCATACCGCCGATACGGTAGAGACCACGGCTGTCGTCACCCTGTCGATGACGGCGCCGGAAGGCCCCACCGTCACGAAGATCCTCCTCACCACCCGAGCCACGGTTCCGGGCATCGATAAGGAAACCTTCGACACCATCGCTAAGAAGGCCAAAGAAGGCTGCCCGATCTCGCGCCTGCTGAAGGCCGCTGAGATTACCCTGGACGCGCAGTTGGTCTAGGTCTTTACAAAGACGATGTAAAAGGGCGCTCCCTCAGGGAGCGCCCTTTTGCCTTCATCCGCAATCCTTCAACGAGGTGCGGGTATTCGTTGTTAGCTGGTGACTGCCGTGATTCCAGTGAAGATGAGCAGCATCAGGAACCACCATCCAACGATGATGGTTGCGGCCTGAGCCATACTCTTGCGCGCGACGATCGCCATGCCGATGACCAGCAGTGCCAGCGCCCAAAGGCCGAACACATCGAAAAAGCTGCCTGCGACTCTCAGGGCTGGTGATGAACCCTGAAGGAAGTAACCGAGGTTCGTCCCGACAGGATTCTGGATATCGAAGCTCTCAGTGCCAACCCCTGCAAAGAGAAAAATGATGGTCAGTAACGAGATGAAGAGACGTGGCAGACCTGAGTACATGATGACGGCGAAGACCTGACCGAAGGTCGTTTTTGCGCCCAGTCCAAAGTTGAAGGATCCCCAGAGCACCAGGGCTTCAAGCGCTATCACGAGGAGGAAGGGGATGCAGGCGCCATACGTAAAGGCACGTGTGAATTTGGCTCCTGCATGCAGCCTGGCAGCCTGTTGCGCCGGCGGCAACTGCTGGAACTGTTCCGCGGCCGCGGGGGTTTTCGTCATCTGGTGTTCTGTAATGCTTTCGAAGCCGATCTTCTTGTCCATGGCGAAACAGGAGGCGACAGTGGCAAGAACCAGCAGAATAAAGGGCAGCCACCAACTGGTGTTGCGTAGGATATCGGTAAAGGTTTTGGAGGGCGCGATAAAGGTGTCCACCACGCGCTCAACCTGAGAGAGTGCGGGGGCTTCGGGCAGAGGGGCGGCATCGGTCATGAGACAGGGGCTCCTTCAGGGGGGTGTTGGACGATTGACTGCAAGTGTACGCGAAGGAGCAGCGGTCTGGAAGACCTCAATCTTTGGTGGCGCGGCCCAGGGAGAGACGCATCATTGTGGCGAGCGATAACCCTCGGCAGCATGTTTGTTGAGGCTCACATAGCTTTTGTTTTGCGTCTCCCCACGGAATCGTCATCCTGAGCGAAGCGTCCCAGCTTTTGGGGACGCGAAGTCGAAGGACCCCGAGAGTTGCTATCTTGCCCATGTCCTTCGCACCTTTTCTACCTCCAAGGCTCGCGCCCGGACGTTTGCGGTGGAAAAGGTCCCGACACCCCTGGGTAAGGTCAGGTTCTTCGGGGTCCTTCGACTCCGCACCTCGCAAAAACGCGAGGCGCTACGCTCAGGATGACGATTCTGTGGGAAGACGCAAAATAGGTGATTCGTTGTTGTGATGGCGCTCTCTACCCCTCGCCCAGCACCTGCTGTGCCGCACGCAGGCCGCTGCGGAGCGCCGCATGCACCGTTCCCCAATTCCCGGTCGTGTCGGTATGCTCTCCCGCGAAGAAGAGAGTATCCACCTCCGGCTGGGTCATCGCTGTAGGAGCATCCATCGCACCGGCAGGAACGTAGCTGTAGGCTCCGCGTGCGAAGGGATCGTTGGACCAGTCATGAGTGTGCGTCTCCAGGAGAGAAGCGTGCACCAGGGCTTCGTCCATCGAGAAGACCTCCGCGAGGGCTGTGCAGGCCTCACGGCCCAGCTCCTCCGCGCTCTTGCCTTCAAGCAGTTTGGCGCGAGGCCCTCCCACCCAGCCGGTCAGCGTAGGAGACGCCTCCGGTTCAGGATGCGGTGTCCACCAGACGGCGGGCAGACGCTTTGAGGTGAAGAGGAAACTCATCGTTTGCAGACTTACGGCATCGAGGGCAGGCGATTGCTCCCACCAGCGCTCGCGGAAGACCAGCGTAAAGCGAACGGCGTGGCCCATCTCCAACCGCCGCGCTTGTGAGATAGCCGCGGGTTCCGGCGTGATGTGCAAGGCAGCCTCGCCGTTGACGCGTTGCAAAACGCCGAGGGGCAGCGTGACGATGCACTGCTTCGCGCGCAGCGTGCCCTGGGTCGTTTCGACTTCAACGCTATGTGCGCTCCACCGGATAGCGAGGACCTCGGTGTTGAGCCGCACATCGCCGCCAAGCTCTTTGACGCGGCCAGCCAGGTACTCCGCGAGCTGCGCATAGCCTCCGCGAAGATGCCAGGCACGGTCGCCCTCGATGGCGTCCTCTGCCTTCTGCTGTACTCCCAGAGAGCGTATGCCGATTTTGTGCGCGTCGGCGGCGTTGAAGCCTTCGACGTAGCCCAGCAACGCGGGGCGATCTTCTTCGGCAACCTCGCTGGTGGCAAGCCAGTCGGTAAAGGAGACATCCTCGCCTGCAAAGTCTTCGAGTTCTTCCAGCGGCGCAAACATCTCCTCGTCCTGCGGGTCGTCCTCGATCAGACCCCCATCCCATTCCTCGCGCAGCATCGTGCCGTCGCGTTCGGTGGTCTGCGCTTCACACTCTGCGAGAAGCGCCCACAGCTCAGGAGCACGTCCGTGGACGAACTCCGCGCCGAGTTCAACGATGCCTCCGCCTGCGCTCACTCGCGTAAGCAGACGCCCACCCACGCGATCGCGAGCCTCCAGTACATTGGCCCGTATGCCGCGCTCGCCCAGGGCGCGTGCTGCTGCGAGCCCGGCGATACCGGCTCCAAGAATTAGAACGTCGTTATCTTTTGTCTCATCGCGCATGAACGATTGGATGCGTTCATTTCGCTGAATGTGCGGGCTTCCATGTAGCGTATGCCTGGAGCGTCTTCTCCGGCCCATTGCCGTACCACGCGTAGCCGTTGCGCCGTTCGAGTGTGAGGTCCATCACGTCGTCATGGATTGTCTTGTCGCGATCGCCGAAGATCGGTTTGCCGGTCGTCAGTGAGTAGTACCGCGCCCACAGCGGACCCGCGCCCGGCGAGGCCGTCAGTTTGCGTCCCCCTGGAGTGTTTCGTCCGCCACTCCACTCGTAGCCCATGATCTTGTGGGCCTCGAACCATGCGGCAGCCGCGTCTACGGAACGCACAACGGCAGGAGAAGGATGGCTGAGCGACATCAGGTACTCCATCACACTGGCCGATTCGCCTGAACTAAGCGCCTCCGGCTCGAAGTTGCGCGCGGCGACAGGGGCCAGCGTCAGCGGATCATGCTGCTGCGCCCAGACGGCGAGGACGGTGCCCCTGCCATCCGCCGCAGGCACACGGACCT encodes:
- a CDS encoding cupin domain-containing protein, yielding MSSLSAKKVKEILNLEPLQGEGGWFVQTYAATETIAAGQFGDNRYNGPRSTSTAIYYLLEPDTFSEMHCLASDEVFHHYLGGAVEMLQLHPDGRSETILIGPDLAAGQRPQVLVPRGVWQGSRLLQAEGFALLGCTVSPGFEFADYQSAPREELIAKWPNEAESIAKLTRG
- a CDS encoding OsmC family protein; its protein translation is MDRKATAVWHGDLKAGKGSISTQSNTLKDAQYSFKTRFEDGVGTNPEELIAAAHAGCFTMAFSNELATAGHTADTVETTAVVTLSMTAPEGPTVTKILLTTRATVPGIDKETFDTIAKKAKEGCPISRLLKAAEITLDAQLV
- a CDS encoding YIP1 family protein, which translates into the protein MTDAAPLPEAPALSQVERVVDTFIAPSKTFTDILRNTSWWLPFILLVLATVASCFAMDKKIGFESITEHQMTKTPAAAEQFQQLPPAQQAARLHAGAKFTRAFTYGACIPFLLVIALEALVLWGSFNFGLGAKTTFGQVFAVIMYSGLPRLFISLLTIIFLFAGVGTESFDIQNPVGTNLGYFLQGSSPALRVAGSFFDVFGLWALALLVIGMAIVARKSMAQAATIIVGWWFLMLLIFTGITAVTS
- a CDS encoding tRNA (adenosine(37)-N6)-threonylcarbamoyltransferase complex transferase subunit TsaD gives rise to the protein MHSGLILGIESSCDETSAAVVRGGREALSNVVASQLIHGDYGGVVPELASREHLRAIVPVVQQAMQQAGVAYSDLEAIAVTAGPGLAGALLVGLTFAKALAFGTELPLIGVNHLEGHIHAVLMHSEESFAEASPLLALVVSGGHTHLYLATKTPENTWHYRNVGKTLDDAAGEAYDKVAKLLGLPYPGGPWMDALAKHGDPKAVPFSFAQIKTKATGNTAPKLAREADDQTRRFDLSFSGIKTAVRRYVELHAMRERIDARARALQESGLAKGKPSDPATLTRALAYFEPETLNLIASFQASVTGYLTRTVFAATEHFGARGLLVSGGVAANSELRQRISAEAARRRLPVAFPSIALSTDNAAMIAAAAWPKLRAGQFAPETMEPTPQLRLG
- a CDS encoding CCA tRNA nucleotidyltransferase; its protein translation is MARLNNSHYEAALTIARRLRELGHAAYFAGGCVRDLLLGVDPHDFDVATSATPDQVQAAFPRTESVGAHFGVVLVIELVHGERTATEVATFRNDGAYSDGRRPDAVRFSLDPREDVLRRDFTINGLLLDVIDYEEGDRLQDCVRDFVGGQIDLEWKLVRAIGNAATRFAEDKLRMLRAIRFAARLDFAIESRTMAAIQEQAVTTTQVSAERVRDELTKILTEGGARRGFELLEESGLLREVLPEVARMKGVAQPPQYHPEGDVWTHTLMLLGHLPKAASPTLAWGMLLHDVGKPATFTPPDPARPGDRIRFNGHVEIGVAVARTILLRLRFSNDDMEQILALIKHHMQFGDVMKMKQSTLKRFLRLPKFDEHLALHRADSLSSHGALGMYDFAKQHFDEMGEEQIKPRLLLDGEALIAAGYKPGPGFREMLVAAEDAQLEGVVTTPEAALRFVEDRFGAPK
- a CDS encoding NCS2 family permease, which translates into the protein MRSRLEHYFRFAEHSTNWRTEVLAGLTTFITMAYIIFVNPSILSQTGMPLAAVTTSTCLCAAFGSILMGALANYPLALAPGMGLNAYFTYTVVKGMGVPWQTALGAVFLSGVVFLLLTFGGIRQRLISAIPYQLHAAVAGGIGLFIAFIGLRNSGIIVPSAATTVTLGNLHSPSTLLAIFGIILISVLQAYRVKASMLIGVLGTMLVGILCHQVHWHPSTFNPLAIRETAFHLDLRGALRMNALEIIFVFLFVDLFDNIGTLVAVTERAGLIAEDHTIPRLDKIFFADATSTVVGALAGTSTVTSYIESSAGVAAGGRTGVTAITTGLLFLVAIFVAPVVGAIPDFATAPALILVGALMVAGSARIDWEEPRVAVPAFLTLVTIPLTYSIATGLSFGIISFAVLELATGRGRRQHWMLYVLALLFLARFIYLHAG
- a CDS encoding flavin monoamine oxidase family protein, which translates into the protein MRDETKDNDVLILGAGIAGLAAARALGERGIRANVLEARDRVGGRLLTRVSAGGGIVELGAEFVHGRAPELWALLAECEAQTTERDGTMLREEWDGGLIEDDPQDEEMFAPLEELEDFAGEDVSFTDWLATSEVAEEDRPALLGYVEGFNAADAHKIGIRSLGVQQKAEDAIEGDRAWHLRGGYAQLAEYLAGRVKELGGDVRLNTEVLAIRWSAHSVEVETTQGTLRAKQCIVTLPLGVLQRVNGEAALHITPEPAAISQARRLEMGHAVRFTLVFRERWWEQSPALDAVSLQTMSFLFTSKRLPAVWWTPHPEPEASPTLTGWVGGPRAKLLEGKSAEELGREACTALAEVFSMDEALVHASLLETHTHDWSNDPFARGAYSYVPAGAMDAPTAMTQPEVDTLFFAGEHTDTTGNWGTVHAALRSGLRAAQQVLGEG
- a CDS encoding nucleoside deaminase, whose translation is MLKAEHTTPDYAAMLRVAIEEARAGLAEGGIPIGAAIFRADGSLVSRGHNRRVQQDDPSIHGETDAFRRAGRQKSYRDLIMVTTLAPCFYCSGLVRQFGFQTVVVGESRTFQGGIEELREQGINVIDLDSAECVEMLTGYISARPEVWNEDIDVAE